Genomic segment of Clostridium sp. Marseille-P299:
GTCAGCCCTGAATATAGAGGACAGGGAGTTGCAGGTAAGACGATGTTAACGGTAGTAGGGTATTTAAGAGAACAGAAATTAAAGGCAACGGCTTCTTGTTCTTATGCAAATGGCTGGTTTCATAAAAATGAAGAAAAATATGTTGATGTAATTTCTCCTGAATTTAAAAACCAGGCAGCAGCTTGTAGAATTGATGGAAAACATTAATTTAAGATAACTAGTAAATAGATTTATAAAGAATAAAAAGAATAATTAGAATAATAGGAGTAATAAGAGTAATAAGAATAATAGGAAGTACATGTTACAGTTCCTTTGTTTTAATAAAGATTCGGGCAAAGCCCTTTTTAAAACTATAATGGCAATTTGCACAAAGCAAAAGAACGAATGCGTCTGTGGAAATGCGTTAGATGTTAGAACACCTTATGCATTGAAATCGAAGCAGGAGTCTTTAGAAGTTGTGCAGATTGCCCTTTTTTAGGACGAAACTTTAATTTTAGATTTTTAGGTAATAAGTATAAATGCTTTGCCATTTAAGGTGAAAAATGATTTGCCATGATATCAAGTACATTTTCTATTTACTTTTTAATATAAAAGAATTATAGTAAAAATAGGTAAAATATCTCGGATTTTAAATTCTATACCATAGTGCCGAGTGTAATTATATAAGGAGGGATTCGATGAATAGGAATTATTTTAAACGATTTAAAAATAATAGTTTAAAGCAGCCGATGAAAAGCTTAGTCACATTGTGCATTTGTATGATATTAATAGCAACATGCATCATGCAGCCATTACCTGTTCTAGCAGATGAAAGCACCTCAAATGACAATGCAGCAGCTAAGAGCACAGTGAGAACTAAGAATCAAGGTGTGCTTCATGCATTTTACCCTGCAAATGCAACATTTTCTGAGAAGATGCAAACATACATAGATAATTTAGACTCCATAAGTTTTGCATGGAGCAGGATAGATGCTAAAGATTCAAGTAGTTTAAATACTGTAAAAGGAAAGAATGGAAACTATGGTTTTTATTATCCGAACGATTATTTAAAACCGTTAGAATATGCAAAGAGCCAGGGAAAATCAATCCAGTTAAGTATTTATATGGATGGTAGCGATTGTGTGAAATTACTACCTGAAGAGAGTAGCCGCTCAGCCATGGTATCAGCAATAGTAAATGCGATGCAGGAGGATCTTTCTCTGGGAAGTGGCCTTTATTATGATGGTGCAGTCATTGATTTTGAAGGACTTCGTAATACGGATGGAAATAATAAATCTATTCTTTATTATGGAAAGCCAATCAGCGATTATTATATTCAGTTTTTAAGAGAACTAAAAAATGAATTTGACCTCATAGGGAAAAAGCTATACGTAGCAGTAAATCCAGGATTGTATTATGATGGTTATGATTATACAAATATCCTTACTATCGCAGACCGTGTAATTCTTATGGCTCATGATTATGAACCAACTGGGAAACTTCAAAAATATCAGATTGAACAGTATACAGGCTATGATGTATTAGAACCAATTAATAGTTTAGCACCTATAGAAATGGTAAGAAAAGCTTTAAATGAAATACAGAGTGCAGCAACAGATTCTACGCAACTTTCCAAGGTATGGTTACAGATTACTTTTGACGCTGCTCAGTGGCAGTTTGATGTTAAAAGTGCAAAGGATTGGGAGACTCTAGCAGATACGACCTTAAGTAGAAGTAAAAGACTTACGCCATTATATAAATCAATTAAGGAACGTGTGGACAATACGGATGGTAATGGAGTGAATATAAGTTATGGGTACAATAATGAATTACAAAGCCCATATATTCAGTATTATAATAAAGCAGATAAGTCGTATAATGTGATAATCTATGAGGATAGTAATAGTATCAGCGCAAAAATTGATTTAGCAAGAACTTATAACCTTGGTGGTATCTCACTTTGGAGTCTTTCAAATCTACCAGATTATAATGATACAACAGGGAAGAAGTTCTATCTAAATGGATGGGATACAATAATCTCTAAAATGATTTCTTATGATAAATTACCAACGGGAAGCAGTAAATATGTAAGTTTTACGGATGCTACAGTAGAAAAGGCAATACGAGAAAAACTTGGTAAAGCATCTGGTAAAATATCAACATATGAGTTACAAAACATTTATCGACTTAAGTTATCTACGGGAGTTAAGAGTCTAAAAGATTTAAGTAAGCTTACAAACCTAGAATATTTGGATGCTAGCGGATTAAACATAAAAGACATAACAGCGATAGGTAAGCTTACTAAACTAAGAGTACTTTACCTTCAGCGAAATGCAATTTCAAATATAACTGCCTTAAAAAATTTAAAAGATTTAGAGGTACTATCACTAAACGGGAATCAGTTAGTTTATATCAATACACTAACTTCTTTAACTAAGTTACAAAAATTATATCTACGTGAAAATAAGATTATAAATATAACTGCTTTAAATAAACTAACTAACTTAGAAACTTTGGAACTTGGGAAAAACAGCATACAGAAAATAGATAGTTTGAAAAAATTAAAAAACCTGAAGTACTTAGCACTGGATAACAATCAAGTTTCTGATCTTTCAGCTTTAAAGGCCTTGACGAATATAACGTATCTAGACTTATCAAACAATAAAATTTCGTCTATAAAGGCGATAAAAAGTCTAAGTGGACTTGAGAGTTTATATTTGCAAAGAAATACAATCAGTGATATTAGTACGGTTTCAGCTTTTAAAAAGTTAAAATCATTATCACTGAATGGAAATAATATTTCAGATCTGAAACCTTTGGCAAAACTTACTCTTTTAGAAAAGCTTTATTTAAAGGATAATAAAGTTAAAAGTATTGCCTCTTTAAAGGGGCTTGTAAATCTAAATGAGTTATATCTGTCGGGCAATGCAATTACGAATTACAGTGCTGTCAAAGCAGTATATAATAAAAAGGGTTTTTTATGTGATTTTAAAATTAACTAAGAAGTAAGGTTCCTATTAAAATGGACTTTCTATAAAAAATACAAAAATAGACATCTTCAAAATAGATATCTCAAAAAATAGATATCTCAAAAAATAGATATCTCAAAAAATAGACATCTCAAAAAAATAGAAGTCTGAAAAAAATAGACATCTTAAAAAATAGATATATGAAAAAATCGACATCTTATTAAAAAAGGCTGTTGCAAAATAGAGTTTTACATTAATAAAACTTTATTTTGCTTCAGCCCCTTTAATTTTATAGTTCCAAATATTATTCCGATAAATTTTCAATGATACGTTCTATAATTTCCATAGCTTTTGCTTCGTTTTTTGCTGCCTCATCAATTAGTTTAACCAGCTCTTTTCGAGTTTCAGGTTTTGCATAGTGTCTTAATAGGATTTCTTGATTCTCGTGTCTACCTAAAACTTCATTCATTTTCCTAGAACCGATGTAACTTACTTTAGAAAAATAATCTGCTGCTTCAAGGCATAAATCAATTACATTTTGTTGTCTCTTTCCAACGGATTTTAAATATTCTGCAGCATAGAAACGACCTTCTCCGGTCATGGTTTGGGCATCCATTTGGCACATAAAACGTTCTGTTAGTAAAGGTAAGGTGATATTCTTATCAAACTGTTTATCATCGGTCGTCCATTTGCCCCATATTTCATAAGCTTCTTGACCACATGCAATTTCACTTCCCAAGGCATCATCTTTCCAATCAATTGATGTTCTATTTTCAATATCAATCGCATTTTGCAAGATACTTTTATCATTTATCATTGCACTTTCGGTTTCCCCAATGGACATAAGCATAGAAGTGCATGTATTTTCCCACCATTTATCGAACATAAAATATCCAGTTTCATGAAAAGAAACCCCATTGTTATATTCAGAGCGGTGTTGGAAAAAATTCCAGCCTAATAAGATTTCTCCATTCTCTTGATAACCTGCGATAATGCAAGCTTCAGGAGGGCCTATAATTCCAAGGGATATTACAGGACGACCTTGATTAATTTCTTCTTTTATAAAATCGATAAAGCCTTGTTTATTACTATCTTTCCGCATTAAGAATTTATAATTGCGTCCAGCCGCTTGAAAAGAACGTTTAAACGCTTCTGTCCCATCCTCATAAATATAAACGATATCAACATTACCACCATCCCAGAATTTTTTATTAAAGCGTAGGCGAAATGCCGCTCCAGAAGCTGCCATTAAGTATCCGTAATTGATGTCCTGGCCCATATAGTTTAAACACGATTTTAAACATGATGGAAAAGGAGTACATTCTTCCCATTTATACTCAACTTTAGGTATTCCTAGAAGAATACAACTATCTTTTTCAATTTGTTTCATAACTACCTCCGATTTTGTTTGTAAAGGAGATGGAAGTTCAAGTATTGCGGGTGCATACACACCTGAGGCTATTAGACGTCTACCCGCCCGTAATCTTTGTCTGCGAAACTCACGGGGAAGTAAACCGATTTCTCTTTTAAATGCACGAGTGAAAGCATCATATTGCTCGAATCCATATTCTGAAGCAATACTAAGTAGACTATGATCTGTATGAATCAGGTCAAACGCTGCATAATTAAGTTTTCTTAAAAGAATGTACCTGCCAATTGAAATTTGCATATTCTCTTTAAATGCTTTTCTGACATGGGAATAAGAATAACCTACCGCATTTTCTAAATCAATAGGATTGATTTCAGACTTCACTCGGTTTTCAACGTAGGTGCATACTGATAAAATCAATATTGAATAATCCATCTCCACAACTCCAATTTTTATAGTATTTTTACTGTTGTAATTAACAATATAAAAAATAATATAACTAACGACATAAAAAATATTGAGTTTTAATGCTATGTTATTGTTACTTCCGGAAGTAAGTTCAGTATAACATTTTTTTCCACAAACTTCTCGACTTTTTTGATTATCGTAAATCAAAATATAAAAGTAAGATCAGAATTGTAAAAGTACATATTCAGAAGCACAAAAGTACATGTTCAAAATTAAAAAAATATATTCAGAAGCACAAAAGTACATGTTCAAAATTAAAAAAGTATATATTCTGAATTACAAAAGGAGAATTTGAAAATTACGATAGTGCATATTCAAAATTACAAAATAGATTTGCTTTAAGGTTAATAAATATTGAGTTCATAAATAGGTACCATTTTTAGTAGGTGCTATAGAAATATAGAGATGGTCTGAACTGCTTAATTGTGATAGAATATAGGGGTATGCTAATTTATCAAGAAAATTTTATATGCTACTAAAATATTAAGTGCGATAAAAGTAACAATGATAGTTGCATATGTTTGAACATTAAGCATTATTTAAAACGATACCAATAGAAATATAGATGTTTAATGTTAACAAAGCTAATAAAGAGAAATTGGAGAGGTATATAATGGAGAATCAAGAAAAAACACACAAGAGACGAGTTCGATATAAAGGAACTCATCCTAAAAATTATAAAGAGAAATATAAAGAACTAAACCCTGATAAATATCCAGAAACAGTAGCGAAGGTAATTCGTAAAGGAAGTACGCCAGTTGGTATGCACA
This window contains:
- a CDS encoding GNAT family N-acetyltransferase, translating into MNWNYKENQIVSVDENGTIISQVDFVKKNNDTIDIEHVYVSPEYRGQGVAGKTMLTVVGYLREQKLKATASCSYANGWFHKNEEKYVDVISPEFKNQAAACRIDGKH
- a CDS encoding leucine-rich repeat domain-containing protein, which gives rise to MNRNYFKRFKNNSLKQPMKSLVTLCICMILIATCIMQPLPVLADESTSNDNAAAKSTVRTKNQGVLHAFYPANATFSEKMQTYIDNLDSISFAWSRIDAKDSSSLNTVKGKNGNYGFYYPNDYLKPLEYAKSQGKSIQLSIYMDGSDCVKLLPEESSRSAMVSAIVNAMQEDLSLGSGLYYDGAVIDFEGLRNTDGNNKSILYYGKPISDYYIQFLRELKNEFDLIGKKLYVAVNPGLYYDGYDYTNILTIADRVILMAHDYEPTGKLQKYQIEQYTGYDVLEPINSLAPIEMVRKALNEIQSAATDSTQLSKVWLQITFDAAQWQFDVKSAKDWETLADTTLSRSKRLTPLYKSIKERVDNTDGNGVNISYGYNNELQSPYIQYYNKADKSYNVIIYEDSNSISAKIDLARTYNLGGISLWSLSNLPDYNDTTGKKFYLNGWDTIISKMISYDKLPTGSSKYVSFTDATVEKAIREKLGKASGKISTYELQNIYRLKLSTGVKSLKDLSKLTNLEYLDASGLNIKDITAIGKLTKLRVLYLQRNAISNITALKNLKDLEVLSLNGNQLVYINTLTSLTKLQKLYLRENKIINITALNKLTNLETLELGKNSIQKIDSLKKLKNLKYLALDNNQVSDLSALKALTNITYLDLSNNKISSIKAIKSLSGLESLYLQRNTISDISTVSAFKKLKSLSLNGNNISDLKPLAKLTLLEKLYLKDNKVKSIASLKGLVNLNELYLSGNAITNYSAVKAVYNKKGFLCDFKIN
- a CDS encoding helix-turn-helix transcriptional regulator; its protein translation is MDYSILILSVCTYVENRVKSEINPIDLENAVGYSYSHVRKAFKENMQISIGRYILLRKLNYAAFDLIHTDHSLLSIASEYGFEQYDAFTRAFKREIGLLPREFRRQRLRAGRRLIASGVYAPAILELPSPLQTKSEVVMKQIEKDSCILLGIPKVEYKWEECTPFPSCLKSCLNYMGQDINYGYLMAASGAAFRLRFNKKFWDGGNVDIVYIYEDGTEAFKRSFQAAGRNYKFLMRKDSNKQGFIDFIKEEINQGRPVISLGIIGPPEACIIAGYQENGEILLGWNFFQHRSEYNNGVSFHETGYFMFDKWWENTCTSMLMSIGETESAMINDKSILQNAIDIENRTSIDWKDDALGSEIACGQEAYEIWGKWTTDDKQFDKNITLPLLTERFMCQMDAQTMTGEGRFYAAEYLKSVGKRQQNVIDLCLEAADYFSKVSYIGSRKMNEVLGRHENQEILLRHYAKPETRKELVKLIDEAAKNEAKAMEIIERIIENLSE